The Pirellulales bacterium genomic sequence CGCCAGCGAGCACCAGCGGCCGCCAGAGCGAAACCGCTTTCGCGGAATATGTCAGAATGAAAAACAGTGCTAATGCAACAAAGATTCCGAACACAACCTTTCCTTGAACACTACTCCAAAATCCGCTGACGGGAAGCTGTACACCGAAAATGGGGACTATGTGCCAAGTGAGGAATGTTGAAAGTGCGACGAGCAAGCAGCCGATGGCTGCGAAACCCGAGAAGGATGTCAAGAGCTGTACGGCTTTATGTTTATTTGACAATTTCATTGCGAAAGAAGAGGCATAGAGATGGCGGTTGCGGGCGCGACTGCGAGGTTATCGACTAGTTCAGCGATGAGCCGTGGAGTCAGCCTACCAATGTCTCGGTTCGGCAGCCAGCAGTGGCCACGGCCATCGGTACCACAGCCAAGTACGTGAGTCGACTCAGACACTGAGAAAAAGGAAGATTGAGCGAACACAACAACCGTTAACCCAGGCGGGGCGAGAGTCAGAGACAAGAGAGATTTTCTCGGGATCGCCGCCCCGCAGAACAACGCCACTGCGGACAAGGCATGGCGCGCCCGCGAAACGGAGGGAGAGTTTGAGACGGCCATCCGGCACGCAAACCCTTGCGAGTTCGGGCGTTGAAACGCAAAAAGCCAAGGCCCGGAGACCTTGGCTTTTCGTATAACCCGTGGGTAGCGACTTTTCGCTACCACAAAAACAAGTGGCGGGGACAGGATTTGAACCTGTGACCTCGAGGTTATGAGCCTCGCGAGCTACCAGACTGCTCCACCCCGCGGCATGAGCTTCAGGGCGCCTTCGCGCCCGAGCAAAGCAGATTATAGCACCTTCCGGGCAATGGTCAAACGGCCATTTTCGCCAACTGCGACACTCGGCCTTCGATCGATAGGGCGATTGGCACGTATGCGTTGCACCACAGGCAGGGAGGCGGCTGCGAAGCGCTTGCCGAGTGCGAAGCATGACGTAGGTTTGTCGAGAATAGAACGATTCTTCGGGAAATCTGGCCCGCGAAGGTTTCGGCGTATGCATCGATTGGATGTCAAACGGATTCAAATTGCCGACGCCCTGCGTTGGTGCGGCGGGTGCGCCGGACAGGGAAGGCTGCGCGTTCGCGACGTCATGACGCCGGCGCCCACCTGCATCGCTTCCAGCACCAGCGTGCTCGATGTCGTGCGAATGTTCCACGCCAAGGAATTTCGCCATCTGCTGGTAACCGATTCGCGCGGACGATTGCTCGGGCTGGTGAGCGATCGCGACGTTCTGCGGTGCTTCGGACCTGGCCGGTATCCCGATCCAGAGGTCTTGGCCGGGATCGCGGCGGCCGAGATCATGAGCGCCGATCTTCTGACGGCGCGGCCGGATCAGGCGCTATTGCTCGCCGCCACGGAAATGCTCGCCCATGGAATCAGTTGCCTGCCGGTTTTGGCCGACGACAAACTGGTCGGAATCCTGACGAGCACCGACTTGAGCGCCGTGCTGGAAGTGTTGCTACAAACCTCCCACGCGGCAACGGTCGAACAATCGGAAAGGGCATCGTCCGCGGTGGAAAAGGCGTAGAGATTTCATTGGCGCCGCCGTTTCAACGGCGTGGCATCGAGCGCCGCCGCTTTGGCTTTTGCCCGGCGAAGCGGGTTTAGCGATTCTTGCAGTTGCATGCTGGATGATGGGCGGCGAAAAATTCTGAGCCCCATCGAGGAATCCTCGCCGATGATTGGCTTGGCGAGTTGAATCAGCCGCGCGCTGTGAGCGCAGCGAATTGCTTATCGCCGCTGGACCCAAGGAGGGCCACATTTCCGCGGAGGGATCCCGCCCGGCTTGCACGGCAGTGCCGGCCATGAACCGAGTCTAACTTCCGTATTCGACGGAGAGGAGACTGTAATGGCGAAAGATACCTACCGCGTGGTCACCCGGGGCGCAGACGGCAAACTTCGAATCCGCGACTATCATCAATCCGAGCCGCTCGTCCGGTTGCACACTCAAATCGGCGTCGACGATTGCAGCACCGACCTGGGCCTTCGCGGCCTGCCGGTGTTTCGCGGGCTGATCGGGCCGATGCCCGAAGGAAAGAATGTCGTTCGCTACGAATCGCCCGAGGTGTTCGAATCGCTGACCAAGGAATGGACGGCCACGAAGACAGTGCGTCGGTCGCGGACAAAGCCGCCGGCCTGACCGCAAGCGGGCGAGCTGTGCTTGGGGGATGTTATTCCCGACCACTGCCTTTCGGCGCCGACTCGCGTGGAGCGCTGACAGGCTCGGCATGATCGCGCGAGCCGCTCGATCCCTTTCGGGGATGTGTGTGTGCGGGAAGGGGCGGAAGCTCGCTTGCTCGCGTGTGCTCGCCCAGGGTCGATTTGACCACGATCGTGTCGAAGATCTTGTTGCTGTGGTCCAGTTCGAAGCAGACTTCGGCAATCGCCGCCAGCACCGTGTCGACTTCATCGTGGGTGATCGTCAGCGGCGGCTGGATTCGCAATACGAGCGGATTCGATCGAGCCACCTGTGTATAGATGCCGAATTCGTTCAACAGGTTCTGCATGGCATACATCGACGGCACGGATTCGACCAGTTTGTCGATTTGCGGCACGAGAAAATAGCCCATCCCCTGCGATTGCATTTGCCGCCAATGGGCAACGATCGTATCGGGGAGCGGGTTGAATTCCAGACCCAGCAGAAGGCCGCGGCCGCGCACTTCCCGGAGCAAATCGCATTCGGCGCAAATTTTCGACAGGCCCTCAAGAAGCTGCTGGCCGCGCTCACGGGCTTGCTGGACGAGATTTTCTTCTTCGAGCGTGGCAATCGCAGCCAAGCCGGCGGCACAGGCCAAGCTGCCGCCGCCGAACGTGCTTGTGTGGAGCGCGAATGTCTGCAAGGTGCCGTAGGCGTGGTGCCACAAATCGCGGCGGCAAAGCATTGCCCCGATCGGCATCAGCCCCCCGCCAAGGCTCTTGGCGAGCGTCATGATGTCGGGCTCGACGCCGTCGTGTTCGACGGCAAACGTTTCCCCGGTCCGGCCCATGCCAGTTTGAACTTCATCGACGATCAGCAACGTTTCGCTGGCGCGGCAGAGTTCCTGCGCCTCGCGCAGATATCCTTCCGGCGGGACGATCACGCCACCTTCGGCCTGAATCGGCTCGACAATGAAAGCCGCAAACTGGCGGCTCGCCAGGGCCCGCTCAAGCGCCTCAAGATCCCCAAATCGGACCGCCTTGCATTCCGGCACCAATGGGCCGAACGGCTTCTGATAATTGGGATTGCCCGTGACCGATAGCGAACCGAGCGATTTGCCGTGAAAGGATCCTTCGCAATGAAGCAATCCGGCCCGGCCTGTGGCGATGCGGGCGAGTTTCAGAGCTGCTTCGACGGTTTCCGTGCCGCTGTTGGCGAAAAACACCATTTCCAGATTTCGCGGCGCGATGTCGGCCAGTCGCTCGGCGAGCGCCGCGGCGAGTGGATTGACCGAAGCCTGTGCAAACCCCGGCGCTTGCGCGGCGAGGGCCGCGGTAATGGCGGCCACGACGCGGGGATGATTGTGCCCAAGATTCAGCGAACCGAAGCCAGCAACCAAATCGAGGTACCGCCGACCGGCCGCGTCCCACACATAATTCCCCTCGCCGCGAACGAACGTCTTGGTGAAGTTGTTTTTCCCGCCGACGCCGATCAGCACAGGATTGATATAGCGCTCGTGCAATCGAGCGGCACGCGCGGATAGAGCGGCGACCGTGGTCGACGGCATGCCATGCTGCTCGCCATCACCGCCGGCCTGACCGTTTACCGCACCGCCGAGAGGTTGCTGCTCCGGGGAACGGCCGCTGACCGCTTTGCCGTTGCCCAGCTTGCCATTGGCGTGTCCATTTGCCGGCCGCTCGACGCGGCGACTTGAGGTGTGGCCATTCGCTGTTGCTTCTGACCGGTTTCCATTGGCAGTTGATTTGTCCGCTGTTTTCAATCTTTTCCGGCGGCGCTGAGCGGCAACCTTGCGATATTGGATCAATGTCGACGGCTCGATCTGTTGGCCAAACGAATAAAGCCGCGAGAAATCGAAGCCATGCCCGGCAGCGAGAGTGCCGATATGGTTGATTTTCTCTGCGTCGAGGTTCCGACCTAGCGAATAGCACTCCGCTCGCTGCTCCAGGGCAAGAACCATCGTTTCGCCCAAGCAGCTTGGAATCATGCCATGATGAAATCCAAGGAACATCGAATCGAGTGGCATCGTTTCTGGAACGCGCGACAAACCGCCGGTGATGAACAGCACATCGTGGCGCAACGCGGCCGAACCGCGGACATCGGTCGGAACGGCCACATCCACCACGATGCTCCCCGACCGTAGCAGATGCTGATCGATGCAATTCCCGGTCGACGTGGCGGACAACACGACGGTTGATCGGGCGAGCGCGTGCGGGATGTCGAACAGCAATTCGGCGCCGAGCTGTTCGGCCAATTCTTCGGCTCGCGCGGTCGGCCGGCGAGCAACAAGCAGTAGTTTGCCGCATTGGCCGGCCAAGACTTTGGCTGCCGCGGCCGCGATGCTCCCGGGCACGCCGACGACGGCCACCGCGGCTTGTTTCAAGTCGAGGTCGGTTTCGGCACAGACTTGGTGCAGATTTTGCAACGCTGCATAGACCGTCAGACTGTTGCCGGTGGTCACGGCGATCGGGGCACGCTCGGCCAACCAAGTGCCTTGGCCGCCGATGACGCCGGTCATCGAACCCAATCCGACAATTTCAGCGCCCCAATCGGCGGCCATCTGAGTCGCCTCGGCGACATAATCCATCGCATGGACCGGATCGGCCAGAATCTCTTCGGCGTCGAGCGGAATTTCGTAGAGCCGGCCCTCGGCCGTCGCGCCCGTGCTGCTCACTAATCCGAGCAACTCATCAATCACCCGAACGGAGGGCAATTGCTGCTTGGCGATGGAGCGCTGCGTGATTTGGTGATGCAGGTAAGAGCAAAACTCCATCAGATCGCCACCCCACCGCCGGCGTAGGTTGCCGCCTTCGTCCCATTGCAGCAGCGCCTTGGTCTGCTCCGAGAGCGGATGGACTACAAACGCGAATCGCATGGCAGGTACCCCTGACTTGTCGGTAGGCGAGGATGGCTGGTGGTTGAGCTCCAGCGCACGCATTGACTAGGATTAAGCTAACAACAACAAGGAAGAATGAGGATGATAAATCGTTTGCGCAATATACGAACTATAAACAGGAAAGATAGAATACGCAACTTTTGCAGGTTGCAAACCGCGTTCCACAGCTTACAACTCATTGGGCCGGAATGGTTTTTTTCGCCAACGGATCAATCTGGAGCAGTGAGGCCGAGCTGCACGTTACGATTGTTTTCGGCGGCAGGGATTCAGTCCGCGAACGACTGAACGGCTCAGCGAGCATCGCGTTTCAAACGCGGAGATGGTCGGTGCGGCACCTCGATTACTCGATTTTCACCAACGGCGAAAACCCGATCGTCGGCTGCCGGATCGATCCTGACCGAGCCGGTGAAACTGCCAAAGGCTGGCAACACGGCCCAATGTTTCGAGAACCAGAAACATGCCGACCTGACCGGTGGCCCGAACCCCTCGAAGAGCGCGATTCCAGGATGGATGTGGCCAGCGAGTGCGAAGCCTGCCGGATGCTCGGCCGGCTCATGAAGATAGACAAACGGCGGTTCGACGAGTTGGTCGCGGCAATCGAGCCGCCAGTCGTTTGGCGGGTCACCGGCGTGGCGATCATGATTTCCGCGCACCAATACGACAGTCAACTGCCGGTTCGAGCGAAACCATTCGCCGATTGCTGCAAGGGTGGCGGGAGCTCGGCCGGCGGCAGCGTGGAAGAAATCGCCGAGAATCACGAGCCGCTCCGCCTTAGTCCGCTCGACGACGGCCGAAAGCCTGGCAAGACCCGTGGTCGTCGTGCCTTGCGGGATCGGGATACCAGACTGCCGAAACGTCGCCGCCTTGCCAAAATGGGTATCGGCGACGAACAGGGTGCGCAGGCGAGGCCGGTAAATCGCTTTTTCAGGGAGCAACAAGAGCGGTTCGCCGAGTTGCTCGAGCTCGATCGGTTCGGTCATCCGTGTTTCGGTTGCGAACAAAGCGGTGTCGGGCGGCCGAAGGCGTAGATGGCTGTTCGTCGCGCCCTCGGAACGTCTTATTCGCCCTAACCGACCTCCGCCATCGCGGCCTTTTCCAATTGCTGAACCATGCGTTCAATCCGGGTCGTCCATCGCTCCGTGCTGAGATGCGATGTCTGAATGCGGGCTGCCCACAGCGGAAATGCGAGCGGCGTCAATCGCGGCGTGACCGTGATCAAAAGCGCCATCCCCGCGATCCTCTCGAGCACCGCATGCAGGCGGCTCGATTCGAGCTGTTGCACGAGCACCTCGCGCCGCGCTTGCGCGAGCAGCAAATTCTCCGGATCGTACTCGACAAACACATCGTACAATAACCCACTCGAAGCCTGCAATTGTCGAACGCTCCGCGGCGCGCCGGGATAGCCGCTGAATACAAGCCCTGCGACGCGGGCAATATCCCGAAATTGCCGTCGGGCCAGCTCCGATGTGTTTAAGCAAGCCAGCAGATCATCGAGCAAGGCCTCGGTCGAAAGCAACCGTCGCCATTGCGGCTCGTCGAACGACAGCGGCACGCTCGAAAGCAACTCGATGCCGTAGTCGTTCATGGTGACCGTGATCGAAGCCGGCGATTGGCGCGCGATTCGATACGCCAACAGCATGCCGAGGCCTTCGTTCACGCTGCGCCCGGCAAACGGATAGATGAACAATTGATGGCCTTCCCGCATCTTCGATTCTTCGATCAGCAACTCGTTCGCTGCCGGCAGATACGACCATGCGC encodes the following:
- a CDS encoding CBS domain-containing protein, yielding MHRLDVKRIQIADALRWCGGCAGQGRLRVRDVMTPAPTCIASSTSVLDVVRMFHAKEFRHLLVTDSRGRLLGLVSDRDVLRCFGPGRYPDPEVLAGIAAAEIMSADLLTARPDQALLLAATEMLAHGISCLPVLADDKLVGILTSTDLSAVLEVLLQTSHAATVEQSERASSAVEKA
- a CDS encoding aminotransferase class III-fold pyridoxal phosphate-dependent enzyme, yielding MRFAFVVHPLSEQTKALLQWDEGGNLRRRWGGDLMEFCSYLHHQITQRSIAKQQLPSVRVIDELLGLVSSTGATAEGRLYEIPLDAEEILADPVHAMDYVAEATQMAADWGAEIVGLGSMTGVIGGQGTWLAERAPIAVTTGNSLTVYAALQNLHQVCAETDLDLKQAAVAVVGVPGSIAAAAAKVLAGQCGKLLLVARRPTARAEELAEQLGAELLFDIPHALARSTVVLSATSTGNCIDQHLLRSGSIVVDVAVPTDVRGSAALRHDVLFITGGLSRVPETMPLDSMFLGFHHGMIPSCLGETMVLALEQRAECYSLGRNLDAEKINHIGTLAAGHGFDFSRLYSFGQQIEPSTLIQYRKVAAQRRRKRLKTADKSTANGNRSEATANGHTSSRRVERPANGHANGKLGNGKAVSGRSPEQQPLGGAVNGQAGGDGEQHGMPSTTVAALSARAARLHERYINPVLIGVGGKNNFTKTFVRGEGNYVWDAAGRRYLDLVAGFGSLNLGHNHPRVVAAITAALAAQAPGFAQASVNPLAAALAERLADIAPRNLEMVFFANSGTETVEAALKLARIATGRAGLLHCEGSFHGKSLGSLSVTGNPNYQKPFGPLVPECKAVRFGDLEALERALASRQFAAFIVEPIQAEGGVIVPPEGYLREAQELCRASETLLIVDEVQTGMGRTGETFAVEHDGVEPDIMTLAKSLGGGLMPIGAMLCRRDLWHHAYGTLQTFALHTSTFGGGSLACAAGLAAIATLEEENLVQQARERGQQLLEGLSKICAECDLLREVRGRGLLLGLEFNPLPDTIVAHWRQMQSQGMGYFLVPQIDKLVESVPSMYAMQNLLNEFGIYTQVARSNPLVLRIQPPLTITHDEVDTVLAAIAEVCFELDHSNKIFDTIVVKSTLGEHTRASELPPLPAHTHPRKGSSGSRDHAEPVSAPRESAPKGSGRE
- the pdeM gene encoding ligase-associated DNA damage response endonuclease PdeM → MTEPIELEQLGEPLLLLPEKAIYRPRLRTLFVADTHFGKAATFRQSGIPIPQGTTTTGLARLSAVVERTKAERLVILGDFFHAAAGRAPATLAAIGEWFRSNRQLTVVLVRGNHDRHAGDPPNDWRLDCRDQLVEPPFVYLHEPAEHPAGFALAGHIHPGIALFEGFGPPVRSACFWFSKHWAVLPAFGSFTGSVRIDPAADDRVFAVGENRVIEVPHRPSPRLKRDAR